CGATTGTGCAAATGGTTAAGCATCTGTCTCAAGAAAATCTGATTTATCAGGTAGCCTTAACAGGAGGAGTATTTCAAAATTGTATATTGTTAGAGCAAGTTACCAAAAAATTACAAACATTGGGAATAAAAGTACTTACTCACAGTTTAGTTCCAGCTAACGACGGCGGCTTATCTTTAGGACAAGCAGTTATTGCAGCCGCACAATTAATAGATGAGTGTTGATATTTGACAAAATTTCTTTCAACAATAATTCTCTCTGCGTTCTCTGTGGTTCATTTATCTTAAAAAATAAAAAAATGTGCTTAGGAATCCCCGGACAAATTATAGAAATAACCAACGTTGACCACAAATTAGCCATAGTTAACATTGGTGGTGTTAAGCGCGAAGTAAATATTGCTTGTATCGTAGATGAACAACATCCCCCCGAAGCTTGTATTGGGGATTGGGTATTAGTACATGTTGGCTTTGCCATGAATCGAATTAACGAACAAGAAGCAGCAGAGACATTACAACTATTCCAAGAATTAGCAGCAGCACAAGCAGGGATTGGTACT
This portion of the Nostoc sp. GT001 genome encodes:
- a CDS encoding HypC/HybG/HupF family hydrogenase formation chaperone, which translates into the protein MCLGIPGQIIEITNVDHKLAIVNIGGVKREVNIACIVDEQHPPEACIGDWVLVHVGFAMNRINEQEAAETLQLFQELAAAQAGIGT